The proteins below come from a single Mesobacillus jeotgali genomic window:
- a CDS encoding molybdopterin-dependent oxidoreductase, which produces MATVHHSACPLNCWDSCGFLVTVEDGKVTKVEGNPDHPITQGKICGRGRMLENRANAEDRLLHPLKKIDGSFQQISWEQALDEIAEKLAYYKEYFGTTSVLHSHDYANGGLLTNLDSRFFNLYGGVTELTGSICWGAGIEAQNWDFGDAYSHAPEDLKNSKHVVIWGRNVARTNMHLFQNLQAAKKNGTKIYVIDPIYNATAKLAHEYISIKPGFDGLLAAGIMKELLRMGLQDGEFLENHTAGFEGLNALLDSVSLDYISEVTEVPADIITHLAEVYADKPVSTIMGLGMQRYENGGNTIRLLDALVAVSGNIGIPGGGANYANKQVGQSFDYQNMSIPERKNSSRTFTMMRQAEEILSAVDPVVKMGIVTCGNPLTQVPDTNKVRKAFESLETLVVIDQFMTDTAELADYVLPAATAFEVEDVYYSSMYHHYVNHGPKLVEPPGEAKPDAWIWAELAARLGFGDEFDYTREEFIEMGLASLTAKGISLDKIRVERFAELPVDKIPWADRRFKTPSGMYEFTSSAVADGRIKLSLPTETKWTNPELAEKYPYTLLTIHPLRSNHSQHFHLFQPEPYVKVEIAGSVAAEKGLKDQDDVRVWNDRGELKGTVSILKMAHPGTVNIDEGLSARFGGSVNQLTSSRESDNGLGSTLYDCLVNIEKIEKE; this is translated from the coding sequence GTGGCGACAGTACATCATTCAGCATGTCCATTGAATTGCTGGGACAGCTGCGGTTTCCTTGTTACCGTTGAAGACGGAAAGGTAACCAAGGTCGAAGGCAATCCAGATCATCCGATTACACAGGGGAAAATTTGCGGACGCGGGAGGATGCTTGAGAACAGGGCGAATGCGGAAGACCGATTGCTCCATCCTCTGAAAAAAATAGACGGCAGTTTCCAGCAGATTTCCTGGGAGCAGGCGCTCGATGAGATTGCTGAAAAATTGGCTTATTATAAAGAATATTTTGGTACCACTTCCGTATTGCACAGCCATGATTACGCTAACGGCGGTTTGCTCACCAATCTTGACAGCCGCTTTTTCAATCTATATGGCGGAGTGACTGAATTAACCGGTTCAATCTGCTGGGGAGCGGGTATTGAGGCGCAGAACTGGGATTTTGGCGATGCCTACAGCCATGCCCCAGAGGATTTGAAAAACAGCAAACATGTCGTCATCTGGGGAAGGAATGTCGCCCGGACGAATATGCATCTTTTCCAGAACCTCCAGGCTGCGAAAAAGAATGGGACGAAAATCTATGTGATTGATCCTATTTATAATGCAACAGCTAAGCTGGCACATGAATATATCTCTATCAAGCCAGGTTTTGACGGACTTTTAGCGGCGGGCATCATGAAAGAGTTGCTCAGGATGGGTTTACAGGATGGCGAGTTCCTGGAGAATCATACGGCAGGGTTCGAAGGCTTGAACGCATTGCTCGATAGCGTTTCTTTAGACTATATCAGTGAAGTGACGGAAGTACCGGCTGACATCATCACCCATCTTGCCGAGGTATATGCTGATAAGCCGGTATCGACCATCATGGGACTTGGTATGCAGCGCTATGAAAATGGCGGGAATACGATCAGGCTGCTGGACGCACTGGTCGCTGTCAGCGGCAACATCGGCATCCCAGGCGGCGGTGCCAACTATGCGAACAAACAGGTAGGGCAAAGCTTTGACTATCAGAACATGTCCATACCAGAACGGAAGAATTCATCACGTACATTTACAATGATGAGGCAGGCAGAGGAGATTTTGTCGGCAGTAGACCCTGTGGTAAAGATGGGAATCGTTACATGCGGAAATCCGCTGACACAGGTACCAGATACAAACAAAGTGCGAAAGGCATTTGAATCGCTGGAAACATTGGTGGTTATTGACCAGTTCATGACGGATACAGCAGAGCTGGCGGATTATGTGCTGCCGGCTGCGACAGCTTTTGAGGTAGAAGATGTTTACTACTCTTCTATGTACCATCATTATGTGAACCACGGCCCGAAGCTGGTCGAACCGCCGGGGGAAGCGAAGCCGGACGCATGGATTTGGGCTGAACTAGCGGCTAGATTAGGCTTCGGTGACGAGTTTGATTATACAAGAGAAGAATTCATTGAGATGGGTCTCGCATCACTGACTGCAAAGGGAATCAGCCTTGATAAAATTCGTGTGGAAAGATTCGCGGAGCTTCCCGTGGATAAAATACCATGGGCAGACAGGAGATTCAAAACGCCAAGCGGCATGTATGAATTCACATCTTCTGCAGTTGCTGATGGCAGGATCAAACTGTCACTGCCAACGGAGACAAAGTGGACGAATCCCGAGCTGGCAGAGAAATATCCATATACCTTGCTGACAATCCACCCGCTGCGTTCAAACCATTCTCAGCATTTCCACCTGTTCCAGCCAGAGCCGTATGTGAAAGTCGAGATTGCTGGCAGCGTGGCTGCTGAAAAGGGTTTAAAGGATCAGGACGATGTCCGGGTATGGAATGATAGAGGCGAACTGAAGGGGACCGTTTCGATTTTAAAAATGGCCCATCCAGGAACGGTGAATATTGATGAAGGCTTGAGCGCACGATTCGGCGGCTCCGTCAACCAGCTCACATCCAGCAGGGAATCAGACAACGGCCTCGGCAGCACACTATATGATTGCCTCGTCAACATTGAAAAAATTGAAAAAGAATAA
- a CDS encoding DUF951 domain-containing protein → MEHEFQLNDVVEMKKPHPCGTNKWKIIRLGMDFRIKCEGCEHSVLIPRKEFTRKVKKILSKQGE, encoded by the coding sequence TTGGAGCACGAGTTTCAACTTAATGATGTTGTTGAAATGAAAAAACCACATCCTTGCGGCACCAACAAGTGGAAAATCATCCGCCTTGGCATGGATTTCCGGATCAAGTGTGAAGGCTGCGAGCACAGTGTCTTGATTCCGAGAAAAGAGTTCACACGAAAAGTAAAGAAGATTTTATCAAAGCAGGGTGAATAA
- a CDS encoding mechanosensitive ion channel family protein, whose translation MTKTEESLTRTQAFLNKLSQKLMDEELWFAIGESALKILAILIISGLLIRVGKVAIQNFFKMKTRGPIKVSERREMTLMKLLENVLKYVVYFIAIMSILAALTIDVKAMLAGAGIVGLAVGFGAQSLVKDIITGFFIIFEDQFSVGDYVRIGQFEGTVEEIGLRTTKIKSFTGEINILPNGSIIEVTNFSVYNSVSVLDIGIAYEGDIEYAEKVLQDYLETTTEKYPELVKTPELLGVQQFGASEVVMRIVAETLPMKHWYIGRQLRKDIKLLLDQHGIEIPFPRMVMYSRQEGGEQKEFGK comes from the coding sequence ATGACTAAAACGGAAGAAAGTCTGACCAGAACACAAGCATTTTTAAATAAACTCAGTCAAAAGCTGATGGATGAAGAGCTCTGGTTCGCGATTGGGGAAAGTGCCCTGAAAATCCTGGCGATCCTGATTATTTCAGGTTTGCTGATCAGAGTTGGCAAGGTTGCGATCCAGAACTTTTTCAAGATGAAAACAAGGGGACCAATCAAAGTTTCTGAACGGCGAGAAATGACTTTAATGAAGCTGCTCGAAAATGTCCTGAAGTATGTCGTTTACTTTATTGCGATCATGTCCATTCTTGCGGCGCTGACAATCGATGTCAAGGCAATGCTTGCCGGTGCCGGGATTGTCGGCTTGGCTGTCGGTTTCGGTGCTCAGAGTCTCGTAAAAGACATCATCACCGGCTTCTTCATTATTTTTGAAGATCAGTTTTCTGTGGGTGATTATGTCAGGATCGGACAATTTGAAGGAACAGTAGAGGAAATTGGGCTGCGGACGACGAAGATTAAAAGCTTTACAGGGGAAATCAATATCCTCCCTAATGGGAGCATCATAGAAGTCACCAACTTCTCAGTTTATAACAGTGTTTCGGTTCTCGATATAGGAATTGCTTATGAAGGGGATATTGAATACGCTGAAAAAGTACTGCAGGATTATCTTGAAACCACAACTGAAAAGTATCCAGAGCTGGTAAAGACACCCGAGCTTTTAGGTGTCCAGCAATTTGGCGCTTCAGAAGTTGTGATGCGGATCGTCGCGGAAACACTGCCGATGAAACATTGGTATATCGGAAGACAGCTCCGCAAGGACATCAAGCTTCTATTGGACCAGCACGGAATTGAAATTCCATTCCCAAGAATGGTTATGTACTCACGTCAGGAAGGCGGAGAGCAAAAAGAATTCGGTAAATAA
- the yyaC gene encoding spore protease YyaC, whose translation MNLKNHFFERRNNVAKINHEDELAAEKLASEILDHLPNFSTRPIVFVCIGTDRSTGDSLGPLIGTLLEEKEIAPYHVYGTLDDPIHAVNMDAKLAEIKEKHFNPFIIGIDACLGRLKSVGSIQVGDGPVKPGAGVNKELPEVGNMHITGIVNVSGFMEFFVLQNTRLNLVLKMAKTIANGISESSQQLSKKQDWPKLNWDLETEQPTVAE comes from the coding sequence ATGAATCTCAAAAACCATTTTTTCGAGCGGAGAAATAATGTGGCAAAAATTAACCATGAAGATGAGCTTGCTGCCGAAAAGCTGGCTTCTGAAATCCTGGACCATTTGCCTAATTTCAGCACACGCCCAATTGTTTTTGTCTGTATTGGAACTGACCGCTCTACCGGTGATTCATTGGGTCCGCTAATCGGAACGCTTCTCGAGGAAAAAGAAATTGCGCCTTACCATGTATATGGAACTCTCGATGATCCGATACATGCTGTCAATATGGATGCTAAACTGGCAGAAATCAAAGAAAAGCATTTCAATCCTTTTATTATTGGCATAGACGCCTGCCTGGGCAGATTAAAAAGCGTCGGGTCGATCCAGGTAGGCGATGGGCCCGTCAAGCCGGGTGCCGGAGTGAATAAGGAACTTCCTGAAGTCGGCAATATGCACATAACCGGCATTGTCAATGTCAGCGGGTTCATGGAATTCTTTGTTTTGCAAAACACAAGATTGAATCTCGTCTTAAAAATGGCGAAAACGATCGCGAACGGTATCTCCGAGAGCAGCCAGCAGCTCTCGAAAAAACAGGATTGGCCGAAACTAAATTGGGATCTAGAAACCGAGCAACCAACAGTTGCTGAATAA
- a CDS encoding DUF554 domain-containing protein, protein MFLLGTIVNGLLIIVGTLLGRLLTRIPENMKATVMHGIGLAVMVLGLQMGFKSANFLIVILSLVIGAVLGEAWKLEDKLNSVGDWLERKLGSKGEGSISQGFVTATLIFVIGAMAIIGALDSGIRGDHDVLYTKAIIDGFTALILTTTLGIGVLFSAIPVMLYQGTIALFATQIDKFIPQALMDSFILELTATGGVMIFAIGLNLIGLTKIRVANLLPGILVTGVLVTISHYMIGL, encoded by the coding sequence ATGTTTTTACTTGGCACCATTGTAAATGGTTTATTAATTATTGTAGGTACCTTGCTGGGCAGGCTATTGACAAGAATCCCTGAAAATATGAAAGCTACTGTCATGCATGGTATCGGCCTTGCTGTCATGGTGCTGGGCCTGCAAATGGGCTTTAAAAGTGCAAATTTCCTGATCGTCATTTTAAGCCTTGTGATTGGTGCGGTCCTTGGGGAAGCCTGGAAGCTGGAGGATAAGCTGAATTCAGTTGGAGACTGGCTCGAAAGAAAGCTTGGGTCAAAAGGGGAAGGCAGTATTTCACAAGGATTTGTGACAGCAACGCTGATTTTTGTCATTGGCGCGATGGCCATCATTGGCGCTCTAGACAGTGGAATCCGCGGCGACCATGATGTCCTATATACAAAGGCAATCATTGACGGCTTCACTGCCTTGATTTTGACTACTACACTTGGTATTGGTGTTCTTTTTTCAGCGATTCCCGTAATGCTTTACCAGGGTACAATCGCGTTATTCGCAACACAAATTGATAAGTTTATACCGCAGGCCTTGATGGACAGCTTCATTCTGGAATTGACTGCAACAGGCGGCGTCATGATTTTTGCTATCGGCCTGAACCTGATTGGATTGACGAAGATCAGGGTTGCGAATCTCCTGCCAGGTATCCTTGTTACTGGCGTGCTTGTTACCATTTCACATTATATGATTGGGTTATAA
- a CDS encoding ParA family protein encodes MGKIIAIANQKGGVGKTTTSVNLGACLAYIGKKVLLVDTDPQGNATSGVGIEKADVEQCIYDVLVDDVEAKNVIHPTAVENLYTIPATIQLAGAEIELVPTISREVRLKRALEEVKDRFDYIIIDCPPSLGLLTLNALTASDAVIIPVQCEYYALEGLSQLLNTVRLVQKHLNQDLKIEGVLLTMLDARTNLGLQVIEEVKKYFQDKVYKTVIPRNVRLSEAPSHGEPIIIYDPKSRGAEVYLDLAKEVVANG; translated from the coding sequence GTGGGGAAAATCATCGCGATTGCGAATCAAAAAGGCGGAGTCGGCAAGACGACTACATCAGTGAACCTTGGTGCATGCCTGGCATACATAGGAAAAAAAGTGCTGCTTGTCGATACGGATCCTCAGGGAAACGCTACGAGCGGTGTGGGGATTGAGAAAGCGGATGTAGAGCAATGCATCTATGATGTTCTTGTTGACGATGTTGAAGCTAAGAATGTAATCCATCCAACAGCGGTAGAAAATTTATATACAATTCCTGCAACGATCCAGCTTGCAGGAGCGGAAATTGAGCTTGTCCCTACAATTTCAAGGGAAGTTCGTTTGAAGCGGGCTCTCGAGGAAGTGAAGGATCGTTTTGATTATATTATCATTGACTGTCCGCCATCCCTTGGTTTATTGACACTGAATGCTTTGACGGCTTCAGATGCCGTCATCATCCCTGTCCAGTGTGAGTATTATGCACTGGAAGGACTAAGTCAGCTCCTGAATACTGTCCGGCTTGTACAGAAGCATTTGAACCAGGATTTGAAGATTGAAGGTGTCCTGCTTACTATGCTTGATGCACGTACGAATCTTGGTCTCCAAGTCATCGAGGAAGTGAAGAAGTACTTCCAGGACAAGGTATATAAGACAGTCATTCCACGGAATGTCCGATTGAGTGAAGCTCCAAGCCATGGAGAGCCAATTATCATTTATGATCCAAAGTCCCGCGGGGCAGAGGTTTATTTAGATCTTGCAAAGGAAGTGGTTGCAAATGGCTAA
- the noc gene encoding nucleoid occlusion protein produces the protein MKPSFSRFFGLGEKEKERNQMEEQNQVEEQTVEDIDNIENEEIKKIPIDHIIPNRYQPRTVFDDEKIEELARTIHIHGVIQPIVVREFDQDRFEIIAGERRWRAMKKLEWEEVPAIVKNLSDSETASVALIENLQREELSPIEEAMAYGKLLEIHNLTQEALAQRLGKGQSTVANKLRLLKLPQEVQDALLNKLITERHARSLIPLKNPQLQVQLLAEVIEKALNVKQTEERVVKLLSQNEEKPKPKRKAFSKDMRIAVNTIRQSLTMVSDSGINLDSEEEEFEEFYQFTIRIPKKK, from the coding sequence ATGAAGCCTTCTTTTTCGCGCTTTTTTGGCCTTGGGGAAAAGGAAAAAGAACGGAATCAAATGGAAGAACAGAACCAAGTGGAAGAACAGACGGTTGAGGATATCGACAACATAGAAAATGAAGAAATAAAGAAAATTCCGATTGACCATATTATTCCAAATAGATACCAGCCAAGAACTGTATTTGATGATGAAAAAATTGAGGAATTGGCCCGTACCATTCACATACATGGAGTAATCCAGCCAATCGTCGTCCGGGAATTCGATCAGGATCGGTTTGAAATCATCGCAGGTGAACGCCGCTGGCGAGCGATGAAAAAGCTTGAGTGGGAGGAAGTTCCTGCAATTGTTAAGAACTTATCCGATTCCGAAACGGCATCCGTTGCTTTAATCGAGAACCTCCAGCGTGAGGAGCTGTCACCGATTGAAGAAGCAATGGCTTATGGTAAATTACTGGAAATTCACAACCTTACCCAGGAAGCCTTGGCGCAAAGGCTGGGAAAAGGTCAATCAACTGTTGCGAATAAGCTGCGATTGCTTAAGCTTCCGCAGGAAGTGCAGGATGCGCTTTTGAATAAGCTGATTACAGAACGTCATGCCCGTTCGTTAATCCCGTTAAAAAACCCTCAGCTGCAGGTGCAGCTATTGGCAGAGGTCATTGAGAAAGCCCTCAATGTCAAACAAACGGAGGAACGCGTCGTAAAGCTGCTGAGTCAGAATGAAGAGAAACCAAAGCCAAAGCGGAAGGCATTCAGCAAGGATATGAGGATTGCCGTCAATACCATCCGCCAGTCACTGACAATGGTTTCCGACAGCGGCATCAATCTCGATTCAGAAGAAGAAGAGTTTGAAGAGTTCTATCAATTCACGATTCGCATACCAAAAAAGAAATAA
- the rsmG gene encoding 16S rRNA (guanine(527)-N(7))-methyltransferase RsmG, protein MNTDQFKALLAEKGIELSQKQMEQYEKYYQMLVEWNEKMNLTAITEKPDVYLKHFYDSVSAAFYFDFNKPLNLCDVGAGAGFPSIPIKIAFPEIKVTIVDSLNKRITFLEQLSKELGLEGTTFIHDRAETFGQNPSHREKYDVVMARAVARMSVLSELCLPLVKVGGTFVAMKGNQAGEELQVGEKAIAVLGGKLESAHSFTLPVEESERNILIINKLKATPKKYPRKPGTPNKTPIE, encoded by the coding sequence ATGAATACAGATCAATTTAAAGCTTTGCTCGCTGAAAAGGGAATTGAGCTTTCCCAGAAGCAAATGGAGCAATATGAAAAGTATTACCAAATGCTCGTCGAGTGGAATGAAAAAATGAATTTAACTGCGATCACAGAAAAGCCTGATGTGTATTTGAAGCATTTCTATGATTCCGTTTCCGCAGCATTTTATTTTGATTTTAACAAGCCGCTCAATTTGTGTGATGTTGGTGCCGGTGCCGGTTTCCCAAGTATCCCGATTAAAATTGCCTTCCCGGAAATCAAGGTGACGATTGTTGATTCCCTGAATAAGCGAATTACGTTTCTGGAGCAGCTTTCGAAGGAATTGGGACTGGAAGGAACGACTTTCATTCACGATCGTGCCGAGACATTCGGACAAAATCCTTCTCATCGTGAAAAATATGATGTTGTGATGGCAAGGGCAGTTGCAAGGATGTCAGTTTTAAGCGAGCTTTGTCTCCCGCTGGTGAAAGTAGGCGGAACATTCGTCGCCATGAAGGGCAACCAGGCAGGAGAGGAACTGCAGGTTGGCGAAAAAGCAATCGCTGTCCTTGGCGGGAAGCTGGAATCCGCTCATTCATTCACCTTGCCGGTGGAAGAAAGCGAACGGAATATTTTAATCATTAACAAACTAAAAGCAACACCTAAGAAGTACCCAAGAAAACCGGGAACTCCGAATAAAACGCCGATTGAATAG
- the mnmG gene encoding tRNA uridine-5-carboxymethylaminomethyl(34) synthesis enzyme MnmG: MGYEAGNFDVVVVGAGHAGVEAALAPARMGAKTAMITINLDMIAFMPCNPSIGGPAKGIVVREIDALGGEMGRNIDKTYIQMRMLNTGKGPAVRALRAQADKFDYQNEMKKTLENEKNLTLVQGMVERLIVEDGECKGVITQTGAIYRAKTVVITTGTYMRGEIILGELKYSSGPNNQQPSIKLSEHLEELGFDLVRFKTGTPPRVHSDSIDYTKTEIQPGDDVHRAFSYETTKYITDQLPCWLTYTNERTHQLIDDNLHRSPMYSGMIKGTGPRYCPSIEDKVVRFNDKPRHQIFLEPEGRNTQEVYVQGLSTSLPEEVQHKILQTIPGLEKVQMMRAGYAIEYDAVVPTQLWPTLETKLVKNLYTAGQINGTSGYEEAAGQGIMAGINAGRRALEKEEVILSRADAYIGVLIDDLVTKGTNEPYRLLTSRAEYRLLLRHDNADLRLTEKGYEIGLITGERYQKFLAKKEGIEAEKQRLQSIIIKPTAEVQELIRSLGGSELKDGIRASDLLKRPEVSYEHIKQLVPAAGELDFETEEQTEIQIKYEGYIEKSLQQVERLKKMEDKKIPENIDYDAISGLATEARQKLKEVRPLTLAQASRISGVNPADISILLVYLEQGRIARI; this comes from the coding sequence ATGGGTTATGAAGCCGGAAATTTTGATGTGGTTGTAGTTGGTGCCGGCCATGCGGGCGTTGAGGCGGCCCTTGCGCCAGCACGCATGGGTGCGAAAACCGCGATGATTACCATCAATCTTGATATGATTGCGTTCATGCCGTGCAACCCGTCAATCGGCGGACCTGCAAAGGGTATTGTTGTACGGGAGATTGACGCATTGGGCGGCGAAATGGGCCGCAATATTGATAAAACATACATCCAGATGAGGATGCTGAATACAGGAAAGGGACCTGCAGTACGTGCGTTGAGGGCCCAGGCTGATAAATTCGATTATCAAAATGAAATGAAAAAGACGCTGGAAAATGAAAAGAACCTTACATTGGTACAGGGCATGGTTGAGCGCCTGATCGTAGAGGATGGAGAATGTAAAGGGGTCATTACGCAGACTGGAGCCATTTATCGCGCGAAAACAGTCGTCATCACGACTGGCACGTATATGCGCGGGGAAATCATCCTCGGCGAATTAAAATATTCAAGCGGCCCAAACAACCAGCAGCCGTCAATCAAGCTTTCGGAACATCTCGAGGAGCTTGGCTTTGACCTGGTCCGTTTTAAAACGGGAACGCCGCCACGTGTGCACAGCGACAGTATTGATTATACAAAAACAGAAATTCAGCCTGGTGACGATGTCCACCGTGCATTTTCTTATGAAACGACAAAATACATCACAGACCAGCTTCCTTGCTGGCTGACATATACGAATGAGCGCACACACCAGCTGATTGATGACAATCTGCACCGCTCGCCAATGTATTCCGGAATGATCAAGGGTACTGGCCCGCGCTACTGCCCATCCATCGAGGATAAGGTCGTCCGCTTCAATGACAAGCCGCGCCACCAGATTTTCCTTGAGCCGGAAGGCAGGAACACTCAGGAAGTGTATGTGCAGGGACTATCAACCAGCTTGCCTGAAGAAGTCCAGCATAAAATCCTTCAGACCATTCCTGGCCTGGAGAAAGTACAAATGATGCGTGCCGGCTATGCGATTGAGTATGATGCTGTCGTGCCGACGCAGCTGTGGCCAACACTGGAAACGAAATTGGTTAAAAATCTCTATACTGCAGGACAAATCAACGGTACTTCTGGCTATGAAGAGGCTGCCGGCCAGGGAATCATGGCTGGGATCAATGCCGGCAGAAGAGCGTTGGAAAAAGAGGAAGTCATCTTGAGCCGCGCCGATGCGTATATCGGTGTACTGATCGATGATCTCGTGACAAAGGGAACGAATGAACCGTACCGTCTATTGACATCTAGAGCCGAATACCGCCTGCTTCTGCGTCATGACAATGCAGATCTTCGCTTGACTGAAAAGGGCTACGAAATTGGCTTGATTACCGGAGAACGCTATCAGAAGTTTTTAGCGAAAAAAGAAGGTATTGAAGCAGAGAAACAACGCCTGCAATCGATCATCATCAAACCGACAGCCGAGGTTCAGGAACTGATCCGTTCACTTGGCGGCAGTGAGCTGAAGGATGGTATCCGTGCCTCCGATCTATTGAAGCGTCCTGAGGTTTCTTATGAGCATATCAAGCAGCTTGTTCCTGCAGCTGGCGAACTTGATTTTGAAACAGAAGAACAGACAGAAATTCAAATCAAATATGAGGGATATATCGAGAAATCTCTTCAGCAGGTTGAAAGGCTGAAAAAGATGGAAGACAAGAAAATCCCAGAAAATATTGATTATGATGCAATTTCCGGATTGGCGACAGAAGCCCGCCAAAAATTAAAAGAAGTACGTCCGTTAACTTTGGCACAGGCATCGAGAATCTCAGGTGTGAACCCTGCTGATATCTCTATTCTGCTTGTCTATTTGGAACAAGGGCGGATTGCACGGATCTAA
- the mnmE gene encoding tRNA uridine-5-carboxymethylaminomethyl(34) synthesis GTPase MnmE — protein sequence MEFDTIAAISTPMGEGAIAIVRLSGDQAFEIADRLFKGVGSKKLSEAASHTIHYGHLIDPKTGQVAEEVMVSVMRGPKTFTKEDVVEINCHGGLVSVNRVLQLVLNQGARLAEPGEFTKRAFLNGRIDLSQAEAVIDLIRAKTDRAMNLALGQMEGRLSRLIQKLRQEILEVLAHVEVNIDYPEYDDVEEMTHNMLLEKAKYVKGELEKLLQTSQQGKILREGLSTVIVGRPNVGKSSLLNSLVHENKAIVTDIPGTTRDVIEEYVNVRGVPLRLLDTAGIRETEDIVERIGVERSRQVLKEADLILLVLNYSDELSEEDRNIFKAVEGMDVIVIVNKTDLPQKIDMDQVKELANQYSLVTTSLLEDKGVDELEEAISSLFFSGAIESGDMTYVSNSRHIALLNQAVHSIEEAISGVEMGTPIDIVQIDLTRSWELLGEIIGESVHESLIDQLFSQFCLGK from the coding sequence ATGGAATTTGATACGATTGCGGCGATTTCTACGCCGATGGGTGAGGGTGCGATTGCGATTGTCCGTTTAAGCGGTGATCAGGCTTTTGAAATTGCAGATCGTCTGTTCAAAGGGGTTGGCAGCAAGAAGCTGAGTGAGGCGGCCTCGCATACAATACATTACGGCCATCTGATTGATCCGAAAACTGGACAAGTCGCGGAAGAAGTAATGGTCTCTGTAATGAGAGGGCCGAAAACGTTCACGAAAGAGGATGTAGTCGAAATCAACTGCCATGGGGGTCTTGTTTCTGTAAACCGTGTGCTCCAGCTTGTTCTGAATCAGGGAGCGAGACTGGCGGAGCCGGGGGAATTTACAAAACGGGCTTTTTTAAATGGACGGATCGACCTTTCCCAGGCTGAGGCAGTCATCGACTTGATCAGAGCGAAAACAGACCGTGCGATGAACCTGGCGCTTGGCCAGATGGAAGGACGCCTATCTAGGCTGATCCAGAAGCTGCGCCAGGAAATCTTAGAAGTTCTTGCGCATGTCGAAGTGAACATTGATTATCCGGAGTATGACGATGTTGAAGAAATGACGCATAATATGCTTTTGGAGAAGGCGAAGTATGTAAAAGGGGAGCTTGAAAAGCTTCTGCAAACATCACAGCAGGGAAAAATCCTCCGTGAAGGATTGTCCACGGTCATAGTTGGCCGCCCGAATGTAGGGAAATCTTCGCTGCTTAACAGCCTTGTGCATGAAAACAAAGCGATTGTTACTGATATACCAGGGACCACACGCGATGTCATCGAAGAATATGTGAATGTCCGCGGTGTTCCTTTACGACTCCTTGATACAGCGGGAATCCGTGAAACTGAGGATATCGTTGAACGAATCGGCGTCGAACGCTCTCGCCAGGTATTGAAGGAAGCGGATTTAATCTTGCTCGTTCTGAACTATTCGGATGAGCTTTCGGAAGAGGATCGGAACATTTTCAAAGCGGTTGAGGGGATGGACGTGATTGTCATCGTCAACAAGACCGACCTGCCGCAAAAAATCGATATGGACCAGGTGAAGGAGCTTGCGAATCAGTATTCCCTTGTAACAACTTCATTGCTGGAGGACAAGGGAGTGGATGAGCTTGAAGAAGCGATATCCAGCTTGTTCTTCTCAGGTGCGATTGAATCGGGAGACATGACGTATGTTTCGAACAGCCGCCATATTGCACTCCTGAATCAGGCTGTCCATTCAATAGAAGAAGCAATCTCGGGTGTCGAAATGGGAACTCCAATCGATATCGTTCAGATCGATCTGACTCGTTCCTGGGAGCTGCTTGGCGAAATCATTGGAGAAAGTGTCCATGAAAGCTTGATTGACCAGTTATTCTCCCAGTTCTGTTTAGGGAAGTAA